In Streptomyces violaceusniger Tu 4113, one DNA window encodes the following:
- a CDS encoding carbohydrate ABC transporter permease — protein MTTTTPTTPVNAPQGPPARPLGKPFGRSRLTSRGIANAVVLIAALYTMLPALWLLLASTKNADALFGSDILSFGDFSFGRNLSDLFSMDGGLYGEWYVNSLLYAVVGALVGSLISVAAGYAFDKYEFRHKEKLFGLVLTGVMVPPTVLALPLYLVASNIGMVNTFWSVFIPVLFNPFGVYLARLLSSGYVPNEVLEASRVDGAGELQTYVRVSLRMLGPGFVTVFLFQLTAIWNNFFLPMVMLSDQHLYPLSLGLYTWNSAATVSPEYYPLVVIGSLLAVVPLIVAFVMLQRYWKSGLTAGSVK, from the coding sequence ATGACCACGACCACACCCACCACCCCCGTGAACGCCCCCCAGGGACCGCCGGCCAGACCGCTCGGCAAGCCCTTCGGGCGCTCCAGGCTGACCAGCCGTGGCATCGCCAACGCGGTGGTCCTGATCGCCGCCCTCTACACCATGCTGCCCGCGCTGTGGCTGCTGCTGGCGTCCACCAAGAACGCCGACGCCCTCTTCGGCAGCGACATCCTCTCCTTCGGCGACTTCTCCTTCGGGCGCAACCTCTCCGACCTGTTCTCCATGGACGGCGGGCTCTACGGCGAGTGGTACGTCAACAGCCTGCTGTACGCGGTCGTCGGCGCCCTGGTCGGCTCGCTCATCAGCGTCGCCGCGGGCTACGCCTTCGACAAGTACGAGTTCCGTCACAAGGAGAAGCTGTTCGGCCTCGTGCTCACCGGCGTCATGGTGCCGCCGACCGTGCTGGCCCTCCCGCTCTACCTGGTGGCCTCCAACATCGGCATGGTCAACACCTTCTGGTCGGTCTTCATCCCGGTGCTCTTCAACCCCTTCGGCGTCTACCTCGCCCGCCTGCTCAGCAGCGGCTATGTGCCCAACGAGGTGCTGGAGGCGTCCCGGGTCGACGGCGCGGGCGAACTGCAGACCTATGTGCGGGTCAGCCTGCGGATGCTCGGGCCCGGGTTCGTGACCGTCTTCCTCTTTCAGCTCACGGCCATCTGGAACAACTTCTTCCTTCCGATGGTGATGCTCTCCGACCAGCACCTGTATCCGCTCAGCCTCGGCCTCTACACCTGGAACAGCGCCGCCACCGTCTCGCCCGAGTACTACCCCCTCGTGGTCATCGGCTCACTGCTCGCCGTCGTGCCGCTGATCGTGGCGTTCGTGATGCTGCAGCGCTACTGGAAGTCCGGACTGACCGCAGGGAGCGTCAAGTGA
- a CDS encoding hydroxyacid dehydrogenase → MAERSARQVLGSGSLGRLTELLDLDPGLVLDDFTTPAARRALADAELLVTGWGCPPLDRRVLDAAPRLRAVVHTAGTVRHHITDACWERGIAVSSAAAANAVPVAEYTVAMILLSNKRILDIARDYRAERRTIDWNERYPDAGNYRRTVGILSASVIGRRVIELLRPYDLDLRLYDPYVTAQEAEELGALQVGLRELFAGSDVISVHTPLLPATQGLVSRELLAAMPDGATLINTARGAVVDQDALTEELVAGRIRAVLDVTVPEVLPAASPLYDCDNALITPHIAGSKSGELRRLADLAIGEIENYVTGRDFAHPVRPEILDRSA, encoded by the coding sequence ATGGCCGAGCGCTCCGCCCGGCAGGTGCTCGGATCCGGAAGCCTGGGCCGGCTCACCGAACTCCTCGACCTCGACCCCGGCCTCGTCCTCGACGACTTCACCACCCCGGCCGCGCGCCGTGCCCTCGCCGATGCCGAACTGCTGGTCACCGGCTGGGGCTGCCCGCCCCTGGACCGCCGCGTGCTCGACGCCGCGCCCCGGCTGCGCGCCGTCGTCCACACCGCGGGCACCGTGCGCCACCACATCACCGACGCCTGCTGGGAGCGCGGCATCGCGGTCTCCTCGGCGGCCGCGGCCAACGCCGTACCCGTCGCCGAATACACCGTCGCCATGATCCTGCTGTCCAACAAGCGCATCCTGGACATCGCCCGGGACTACCGCGCCGAGCGGCGCACGATCGACTGGAACGAGCGCTATCCGGACGCCGGCAACTACCGCCGGACAGTGGGCATCCTCAGCGCCTCCGTCATCGGCCGCCGGGTGATCGAGCTGCTGCGCCCGTACGACCTCGACCTGCGGCTGTACGACCCGTATGTCACGGCTCAGGAGGCGGAGGAACTCGGCGCGCTCCAGGTCGGCCTGCGGGAACTCTTCGCCGGCAGCGATGTCATCAGCGTCCACACCCCCCTGCTGCCCGCCACCCAGGGGCTGGTCAGCCGGGAGCTGCTGGCCGCCATGCCGGACGGCGCCACGCTCATCAACACCGCGCGCGGGGCGGTGGTGGACCAGGACGCGCTCACCGAGGAGCTGGTGGCCGGGCGGATCCGCGCCGTCCTCGATGTCACCGTGCCGGAGGTGCTGCCCGCCGCCTCACCGCTGTACGACTGCGACAACGCGCTGATCACCCCGCATATCGCCGGATCCAAGAGCGGTGAGCTGCGCCGCCTGGCCGACCTCGCCATCGGCGAGATCGAGAACTACGTCACCGGCCGCGACTTCGCCCACCCCGTACGACCGGAGATCCTCGACCGCTCGGCGTAA
- a CDS encoding DUF2264 domain-containing protein — MPELPFLLPADDRTLSPHTGYTRAHWEAAADGMLHAALRYATPGQGLIDLPGPPSRSGVRSDGLEGFARTFLLAAFRTAGASGKDQHGFLERYTEGIARGTLTPGRDDAESWPVIGHHGAHGQPMVESASVALGLRLTAPWTWEALPSDAQDRTEEWLRGALRHQPAPNNWYLFPLTVAGFLESVGRGDAETARAIERGLGLLEGWYEGQGWYSDGDGRSFDHYNGWALHMYPLLHAHLAGDEALLDRLGPRLRTFLEGFSLLFDADGAPIHHGRSLTYRFAAVASVALGALTGHTPLAPGATRRVLSGALRHFLDRGALTEDGVLSLGWYGPHAATLQRYSGPGSPYWASKGFLALLLPPDHPVWTATEEAAPVEGPDRALALPAAGFLVQTTGRDGLVRLHNHGSYKLRPWEAEHGPADPLYARLAYSTRTGPTSADNTPDNHIAIEVRGVRSARLRIHPLAAGPDWLASSHTPAFPDAGPKVPSIRVDSLTLVRGRLEVRVHRAVGVPAGTRIHHSGWAVALPPGTPAETEQGAGIRLDGEEVTGQLLGLHGWQSATAVRAPQGTAYGPWALVPELTGSVGEDPAGTLFVALASLTGERDPAPLADLATAEVNGLAVTVRLPDGQGVVVDFGAGDAPTVTEAGA, encoded by the coding sequence ATGCCCGAGCTCCCCTTCCTCCTCCCCGCCGACGACCGCACCCTCAGCCCCCACACCGGCTACACCCGCGCCCACTGGGAGGCCGCCGCGGACGGGATGCTGCACGCCGCCCTCCGCTACGCCACCCCCGGCCAGGGCCTGATCGATCTGCCCGGCCCCCCGTCGAGGTCCGGGGTGCGCTCCGACGGGCTCGAAGGGTTCGCCCGCACCTTCCTCCTCGCCGCCTTCCGCACCGCCGGGGCCTCGGGCAAGGACCAGCACGGCTTCCTGGAGCGCTACACCGAAGGCATCGCCCGCGGCACCCTCACCCCCGGGCGCGACGACGCCGAGTCCTGGCCGGTGATCGGCCATCACGGCGCCCACGGCCAGCCCATGGTGGAGTCCGCGTCCGTGGCCCTGGGCCTGCGGCTGACCGCGCCGTGGACCTGGGAGGCCCTGCCCTCCGACGCCCAGGACCGCACCGAGGAGTGGCTGCGCGGTGCGCTGCGCCACCAGCCCGCCCCCAACAACTGGTATCTCTTCCCCCTCACCGTCGCCGGTTTTCTGGAGTCCGTCGGACGCGGTGACGCGGAGACGGCGCGCGCCATCGAGCGGGGGCTCGGCCTCCTGGAGGGCTGGTACGAGGGCCAGGGCTGGTACTCCGACGGGGACGGGCGGTCGTTCGACCACTACAACGGCTGGGCGCTGCACATGTACCCGCTGCTCCACGCCCATCTGGCCGGCGACGAAGCGCTGCTGGACCGGCTCGGCCCCCGGCTGCGCACCTTCCTCGAGGGCTTCTCACTGCTCTTCGACGCCGACGGCGCCCCCATCCACCACGGCCGCTCCCTCACCTACCGGTTCGCCGCCGTCGCCTCGGTGGCCCTCGGCGCCCTCACCGGCCACACCCCCCTCGCCCCCGGGGCCACCCGCCGCGTTCTCAGCGGAGCGCTGCGCCACTTCCTGGACCGCGGGGCGCTGACCGAGGACGGGGTGCTGAGCCTGGGCTGGTACGGGCCGCACGCCGCGACCCTGCAGCGCTACTCCGGGCCCGGCTCGCCCTACTGGGCCTCCAAGGGGTTCCTCGCCCTGCTGCTCCCGCCCGACCACCCGGTGTGGACCGCCACCGAGGAGGCCGCGCCCGTCGAGGGGCCGGACCGGGCGCTGGCGCTGCCCGCCGCCGGGTTCCTCGTCCAGACCACGGGCCGGGACGGGCTGGTGCGGCTGCACAACCACGGCAGCTACAAGCTCCGCCCCTGGGAGGCCGAGCACGGGCCCGCCGACCCGCTCTACGCCCGGCTCGCCTACTCCACCCGCACCGGGCCCACCAGCGCGGACAACACCCCCGACAACCACATCGCCATCGAGGTGCGCGGAGTGCGCAGCGCCCGGCTGCGCATCCACCCCCTGGCCGCGGGCCCCGACTGGCTCGCCTCCTCCCACACTCCCGCCTTCCCCGACGCCGGCCCCAAGGTGCCCTCGATTCGCGTCGACAGCCTGACCCTGGTCCGCGGCCGGCTCGAAGTGCGCGTCCACCGCGCCGTGGGCGTCCCCGCCGGGACCCGGATCCACCACAGCGGTTGGGCCGTCGCGCTGCCCCCGGGCACTCCGGCGGAGACCGAACAGGGCGCCGGGATACGGCTGGACGGGGAGGAGGTGACCGGTCAGCTCCTCGGACTGCACGGCTGGCAGAGCGCCACCGCGGTCAGGGCGCCGCAGGGCACCGCGTACGGGCCGTGGGCTCTGGTCCCCGAACTCACCGGCAGCGTCGGCGAGGACCCCGCCGGCACCCTCTTCGTCGCACTGGCCTCGCTCACCGGCGAACGCGACCCGGCCCCGCTGGCCGATCTCGCCACCGCCGAGGTGAACGGGCTCGCGGTCACCGTACGGCTGCCGGACGGCCAAGGCGTCGTGGTGGACTTCGGCGCGGGCGACGCGCCCACCGTCACGGAGGCGGGCGCATGA
- a CDS encoding sugar phosphate isomerase/epimerase family protein, whose translation MTRLGICSVTLRRLDPDRVIAAVAGAGLECVEWGGDVHVPPGDEDTARRVRDATVAAGLAVASYGSYYRAGRGDPEEFDAVLRSAVALGAPRIRLWAGATGTRETPPEGRRAVVEDTRRAAALAADAGVELAYEFHRNTLTDGADHTLRLLDEVDRAEVATYWQPPVDMPDAEALKGLDALGDRIAAVHAFSWWPGTTRLPLTARAPLWRSVFERLRTHRAAVSGGQPLDVLLEFVPEDDERLLPREAATLRALADV comes from the coding sequence ATGACGCGGCTCGGCATCTGCTCGGTGACGCTGCGCCGGCTCGACCCGGACCGGGTGATCGCCGCCGTGGCCGGAGCGGGCCTGGAGTGCGTCGAATGGGGCGGTGACGTCCATGTGCCGCCCGGCGACGAGGACACCGCCCGGCGGGTCCGCGACGCCACCGTGGCCGCCGGGCTCGCCGTCGCCTCGTACGGCTCCTACTACCGCGCCGGGCGCGGCGACCCGGAGGAGTTCGACGCGGTGCTGCGCTCCGCCGTGGCGCTCGGCGCCCCGCGCATCCGGCTCTGGGCGGGCGCCACCGGCACCCGGGAGACCCCGCCCGAGGGGCGCCGCGCGGTCGTCGAGGACACCCGGCGCGCCGCCGCGCTCGCCGCGGACGCGGGGGTGGAACTCGCCTACGAATTCCACCGCAACACCCTGACCGACGGCGCGGACCACACCCTCCGGCTGCTGGACGAGGTGGACCGCGCCGAGGTCGCCACCTACTGGCAGCCGCCCGTCGACATGCCCGACGCCGAGGCGCTGAAGGGGCTGGACGCGCTGGGGGACCGGATCGCCGCGGTGCACGCCTTCTCCTGGTGGCCCGGGACCACCCGGCTGCCGCTGACCGCCCGCGCCCCGCTGTGGCGCAGCGTCTTCGAGCGGCTGCGCACGCACCGCGCCGCGGTGTCCGGCGGTCAGCCGCTGGATGTCCTGCTGGAGTTCGTGCCGGAGGACGACGAGCGGCTGCTGCCGCGGGAGGCGGCCACGCTGCGGGCGCTCGCCGACGTTTAG
- the paaK gene encoding phenylacetate--CoA ligase PaaK, protein MAESLSVAPLDDAERMSPEELRALQLTRLRATLRHAYGHVELYRKKFRAAGVGPEDCRTLEDLARFPFTTKDDLRDTYPFGMFGVEHSEVRRLHASSGTTGRPTLVGYTEHDLAVWAEVIARSIRAAGGRPGHKVHISYGYGLFTGGLGAHYGAERLGCTVIPASGGMTARQVRLIQDLRPEIIMITPSYLLTLLDEFERQGVDPRSTSLQVGIFGAEPWTEEMRREIEGRMDIHAVDIYGLSEVIGPGVAQECVETKDGLHVWEDHFYPEIVDPFTDAVLPGGEEGELAFTTLTKEALPVIRYRTRDLTRLLPGTARPAFRRIQKITGRCDDMLIVRGVNVFPSQIEEIVLRVPAVAPHFQLELTRRGRMDHMAVRIEARPGVGPEQRAAAAAAITRGVKDGVGLTVEVAVLDPETLERSVGKIRRVKDRRTES, encoded by the coding sequence ATGGCGGAATCCCTGAGCGTGGCTCCGCTCGACGACGCCGAGCGGATGAGCCCCGAGGAGCTGAGGGCACTCCAGCTCACCCGGCTGCGCGCCACCTTGCGCCATGCGTACGGCCATGTCGAGCTGTACCGCAAGAAGTTCCGCGCGGCCGGGGTCGGCCCCGAGGACTGCCGCACCCTGGAGGACCTGGCCCGGTTCCCCTTCACCACCAAGGACGATCTGCGCGACACCTACCCCTTCGGGATGTTCGGCGTCGAGCACAGCGAGGTGCGGCGGCTCCATGCCTCGAGCGGCACCACCGGCCGCCCCACCCTCGTCGGCTACACCGAGCACGACCTGGCGGTATGGGCGGAGGTGATCGCCCGCTCGATCCGCGCGGCCGGCGGCCGGCCCGGCCACAAGGTGCATATCTCCTACGGCTACGGCCTGTTCACCGGCGGCCTCGGCGCCCACTACGGCGCGGAGCGGCTCGGCTGCACCGTCATTCCCGCCTCCGGGGGAATGACCGCCCGGCAGGTGCGGCTCATCCAGGACCTCAGGCCCGAGATCATCATGATCACGCCCTCGTATCTGCTGACGCTCCTCGACGAGTTCGAGCGGCAGGGCGTCGATCCCCGCTCCACCTCCCTCCAGGTCGGCATCTTCGGCGCCGAACCCTGGACGGAGGAGATGCGCCGGGAGATCGAGGGGCGGATGGACATCCACGCGGTGGACATATACGGGCTCTCGGAGGTGATCGGCCCCGGGGTGGCCCAGGAGTGCGTGGAGACCAAGGACGGGCTGCACGTCTGGGAGGACCACTTCTACCCGGAGATCGTCGACCCGTTCACCGACGCGGTGCTGCCCGGCGGCGAGGAGGGGGAGCTGGCCTTCACCACCCTCACCAAGGAGGCGCTCCCCGTCATCCGCTACCGCACCCGCGATCTGACCCGGCTGCTGCCCGGCACCGCCCGCCCCGCCTTCCGGCGCATCCAGAAGATCACCGGCCGCTGTGACGACATGCTCATCGTGCGCGGGGTCAATGTCTTCCCCAGCCAGATCGAGGAGATCGTGCTGCGGGTCCCGGCGGTGGCCCCGCACTTCCAGCTCGAGCTGACCCGGCGCGGCCGGATGGACCATATGGCGGTGCGGATCGAGGCCCGCCCCGGCGTCGGCCCCGAGCAGCGCGCGGCCGCCGCGGCGGCCATCACGCGGGGAGTGAAGGACGGGGTGGGGCTCACGGTCGAGGTGGCGGTCCTGGACCCGGAGACGCTGGAGCGCTCCGTGGGCAAGATCCGCCGGGTCAAGGACCGGCGCACGGAGAGCTGA